In the Pseudomonadota bacterium genome, ACCCTTGCAGGCGTGATGGCGAGGATTCTTGGTGATAAAGGATACAGGGTTCTTGCAATAGATGCTGACCCTGACTCCAATCTCGCAAGCGCTATCGGCATAGAGAATGACAGGTTAAAGGCGATTCAACCCCTTGCCCAGATGAAGGAATTCATAGAGGAAAGAACAGGCACAAAAAAAGGGGAATATGGTTCATTCTTTAAGATAAATCCACAGGTTGATGATAT is a window encoding:
- a CDS encoding AAA family ATPase yields the protein MKIAISGKGGVGKTTLAGVMARILGDKGYRVLAIDADPDSNLASAIGIENDRLKAIQPLAQMKEFIEERTGTKKGEYGSFFKINPQVDD